The Maniola hyperantus chromosome 19, iAphHyp1.2, whole genome shotgun sequence genome has a window encoding:
- the LOC117990955 gene encoding 40-kDa huntingtin-associated protein-like: MATDLSASFNEQYININTKLKKRFLRKPNISEATNEFIALAIQCEHSEQPSFAGQTYIGAAKCEASAGNFLGEAEQHLAAARQFMKAEKKLAALKFDSPDRENLEAAIGCYMWALVKYPEKSPLRTSILLELAEGLVDLNYKNEALVYYEEAVDSIEDKTMKLMCFRNMFNLLLDCDKYEQALDTANLICDSNFHIPEGVLTEIQVCRILLVLLVNPDEDTKSESLKLLLHHLLNDEQSDSIPFNTDLRLKLQSIIISSSARDQPALISVAADTKQHLTVRQKDLLQTLVLLNKPE; the protein is encoded by the exons ATGGCAACGGACTTAAGTGCCAGTTTTAACGAGCAATATATCAACATAAACACAAAACTAAAGAA AAGGTTTTTGCGCAAACCGAATATCTCTGAAGCAACAAACGAGTTCATAGCTCTAGCAATACAATGCGAGCATTCAGAGCAGCCTTCATTCGCTGGTCAGACGTACATAGGTGCTGCAAAGTGTGAGGCATCCGCTGGGAACTTTTTAGGCGAGGCTGAACAACATTTGGCTGCCGCTCGACAGTTTATGAAAGCAGAGAAGAAACTGGCTGCACTGAAATTTGATAGCCCTGATAGAGAGAATCTAGAG GCTGCAATAGGCTGCTACATGTGGGCCCTAGTCAAGTACCCTGAAAAGTCTCCTCTCCGCACATCCATACTACTAGAACTAGCTGAAGGCTTGGTGGATCTGAACTATAAGAACGAGGCGTTAGTTTACTATGAGGAGGCAGTTGACTCTATTGAGGATAAGACAATGAAGTTGATGTGTTTCAGGAATATGTTCAACTTGTTGTTGGATTGTG ATAAATATGAACAAGCTTTGGATACAGCTAATCTAATCTGTGATTCCAATTTTCATATACCGGAGGGAGTACTGACAGA AATACAGGTGTGCAGAATATTGTTGGTTCTGCTAGTCAACCCAGATGAGGACACCAAGTCAGAATCTCTGAAACTCCTGCTCCACCACTTGCTCAATGATGAACAAAGTGATT cAATACCCTTCAACACAGACCTGCGCCTCAAGCTTCAATCCATCATAATATCCAGCAGTGCCCGAGACCAGCCAGCCCTCATCAGTGTAGCGGCAGACACCAAGCAACATCTCACTGTGCGCCAGAAAGATCTACTCCAAACACTTGTTTTACTAAATAAACCAGAGTGA
- the p115 gene encoding general vesicular transport factor p115 isoform X1: MNFLKSGIKTVLGAPEPGQQPSVAETVERLVERASNSTLLEDRRDACRALKALSRKYRLEVGAQGIDTLRQILELDRADNETINYALDTLNNIVSPSQFEEEEDKPHIPMNIGDQFTEMFIKDPHNIQLVLDLLDEYDFRVRLATVQLLISLLTNRTKDIQEIILDKPMGVSKMMDLLGDTREVIRNEALLLLIKLTKGNANIQKIVAFENAFDRLFEIVSSEGYSDGGIIVEDCLLLMLNLLKNNSSNINFFKEGSYIQKMLPMFSIPEDTEEVGWSPQKVSNVHCMLQLVRTLVSPSNSAQIISNCQKIMKNSGLLEAMCNILMASGVPADILTETINSVGEVVRGEAANQEFIGNVIAPSYPPRPAIIVLLMSMVNEKQPFPLRCAVLYCFECYLYHNEISQANLVQTLLPSSTDVSSLTSGQILCGGLFSSDVLSNWCAAVALSHALIDNTQQKEQLLRVLLATTVGGNPVSLLHQCTLLLQQTTKLQSKVALLMLLSQWMSNCPAAVSAFLQVPGGVGYLVNQTCSNEHDDNEYLLQGLSAFLLAICIHFNDDSVQNYSKDSLKQLLVKRIGMEVFTAKLSEVSKHELYNKAAKHPQLRGASPADVLIDYEFCRLFKSLESVLSESLSERHENGTEPERSGSEDLEQYKALIRQQDARLHELVHQLDALAQQARGLQSALNDSLAANSLLKDENTLLKAQVSANSIPIPQSTLPSPPQPDPRIGEYEERIQQLNVEVTKLNGEVVRLNGEVTRLNGEVDRLNGEVETAKDAERNATEELEKLKKDQDDLLYLLANYDSKTNEYKMRLLQLGETVEDDEPAEEDNLT, from the exons ATGAATTTCTTGAAAAGTGGCATTAAAACCGTGCTGGGCGCGCCGGAGCCAGGCCAGCAGCCTTCAGTAGCTGAAACG GTGGAGCGTCTAGTGGAGCGTGCAAGTAATTCAACACTGCTGGAAGATAGGAGAGATGCTTGTAGAGCCTTAAAAGCTCTGTCCAGGAAGTACAGGCTTGAAGTTGGTGCTCAGGGCATTGATACTCTTAGACAG atTCTAGAACTGGACAGAGCAGACAATGAAACAATAAACTATGCGTTGGACACTCTCAACAATATTGTTTCGCCATCACAATTTGAGGAGGAAGAAGACAAGCCCCACATACCCATGAATATTGGGGATCAGTTCACAGAGATGTTCATTAAGGATCCACATAACATTCAATTAGTACTAGACTTACTTGACGAGTATGATTTTAGAGTCCGACTAGCCACTGTACAACTTCTAATATCATTACTAACCAATAGAACTAAAGACATCCAAGAAATAATTCTTGATAAACCTATGGGTGTATCCAAAATGATGGACCTTTTAGGTGACACTAGAGAAGTTATACGGAATGAGGCATTACTTCTACTAATAAAACTAACGAAAGGTAATGCCAATATACAGAAAATAGTAGCATTCGAAAATGCATTCGATAGACTTTTCGAAATTGTATCTAGCGAAGGCTATTCAGATGGAGGAATTATTGTCGAAGACTGTTTATTACTTATGTTGAATTTGCTTAAAAATAACAGCagtaatataaattttttcaaaGAGGGTAGTTACATACAAAAAATGTTGCCTATGTTCAGCATACCAGAGGATACTGAAGAGGTTGGTTGGTCGCCTCAAAAAGTTTCAAACGTGCATTGTATGCTACAGTTAGTTCGTACTTTGGTGTCTCCAAGCAATTCTGCACAAATTATATCGAATTgccagaaaataatgaaaaacaGTGGACTTTTGGAAGCGATGTGTAATATTTTGATGGCAAGTGGCGTCCCAGCGGATATCTTGACGGAGACGATAAATTCTGTTGGGGAAGTGGTGAGAGGGGAGGCTGCTAACCAGGAGTTTATTGGGAATGTAATCGCGCCTTCGTATCCGCCGCGACCGGCGATCATTGTGCTTCTTATGTCTATGGTTAACGAGAAACAGCCGTTTCCGTTAAG ATGTGCAGTCCTCTACTGCTTCGAATGCTACCTATACCACAACGAGATCAGCCAAGCCAACCTAGTTCAAACCCTGTTACCCTCCTCTACCGACGTGTCCAGCCTCACCAGTGGTCAGATCCTGTGTGGAGGCCTGTTCTCATCTGACGTGCTGTCCAACTGGTGTGCTGCCGTGGCGCTGAGCCATGCGTTGATCGATAATACGCAGCAGAAGGAGCAGTTATTACGAGTGCTGCTCGCCACCACTGTGGGCGGCAACCCTGTGTCGCTGCTGCATCAGTGTACGTTGCTGCTGCAGCAGACTACCAAGCTGCAGTCTAAG GTAGCGTTACTAATGCTGCTGTCGCAATGGATGAGCAATTGTCCGGCGGCAGTCAGCGCCTTCCTGCAAGTGCCGGGCGGCGTGGGCTACCTCGTCAACCAGACTTGCTCCAACGAGCACGACGACAACGAGTATCTACTGCAAG GTCTATCAGCCTTCCTCCTGGCCATCTGCATCCACTTCAACGATGACTCGGTCCAGAACTACTCGAAAGACTCGCTCAAACAACTGCTAGTGAAGAGGATAGGCATGGAGGTGTTCACGGCGAAGCTCAGCGAGGTGTCCAAACATGAGCTGTACAACAAAGCCGCCAAGCATCCGCAGCTGAGGGGCGCCTCTCCCGCCGATGTACTCATAGACTACGAGTTCTGCAGACTGTTCAAGAGTTTGGAAA GCGTGCTGTCGGAGAGCCTGTCGGAGCGGCACGAGAACGGCACGGAGCCGGAGCGGTCGGGCTCGGAGGACCTGGAGCAGTACAAGGCTCTGATCCGGCAGCAGGATGCGAGGCTGCACGAATTGGTGCACCAGCTGGACGCGCTCGCGCAGCAGGCGCGGGGACTGCAG AGTGCCCTGAATGACTCCCTAGCAGCAAACTCTCTACTCAAAGACGAAAACACTTTACTAAAAGCCCAAGTATCAGCCAATTCCATACCAATACCACAATCCACCCTACCATCTCCACCACAACCAGACCCGAGAATTGGAGAATACGAAGAAAGAATACAACAGCTAAACGTAGAAGTGACAAAGTTGAATGGAGAAGTTGTAAGGTTAAACGGAGAGGTGACGAGGTTAAATGGAGAAGTGGATAGGTTGAATGGAGAAGTGGAAACGGCGAAAGATGCGGAGAGGAATGCGACTGAAGAATTAGAGAAATTGAAGAAGGATCAGGATGATCTATTGTATTTACTTGCTAATTAT GATTCCAAAACAAACGAATACAAAATGCGGCTTCTGCAACTGGGCGAGACGGTGGAAGACGACGAGCCGGCGGAGGAAGACAACTTGACGTAG
- the p115 gene encoding general vesicular transport factor p115 isoform X2, with protein MDPTTHKVTPLQTEVERLVERASNSTLLEDRRDACRALKALSRKYRLEVGAQGIDTLRQILELDRADNETINYALDTLNNIVSPSQFEEEEDKPHIPMNIGDQFTEMFIKDPHNIQLVLDLLDEYDFRVRLATVQLLISLLTNRTKDIQEIILDKPMGVSKMMDLLGDTREVIRNEALLLLIKLTKGNANIQKIVAFENAFDRLFEIVSSEGYSDGGIIVEDCLLLMLNLLKNNSSNINFFKEGSYIQKMLPMFSIPEDTEEVGWSPQKVSNVHCMLQLVRTLVSPSNSAQIISNCQKIMKNSGLLEAMCNILMASGVPADILTETINSVGEVVRGEAANQEFIGNVIAPSYPPRPAIIVLLMSMVNEKQPFPLRCAVLYCFECYLYHNEISQANLVQTLLPSSTDVSSLTSGQILCGGLFSSDVLSNWCAAVALSHALIDNTQQKEQLLRVLLATTVGGNPVSLLHQCTLLLQQTTKLQSKVALLMLLSQWMSNCPAAVSAFLQVPGGVGYLVNQTCSNEHDDNEYLLQGLSAFLLAICIHFNDDSVQNYSKDSLKQLLVKRIGMEVFTAKLSEVSKHELYNKAAKHPQLRGASPADVLIDYEFCRLFKSLESVLSESLSERHENGTEPERSGSEDLEQYKALIRQQDARLHELVHQLDALAQQARGLQSALNDSLAANSLLKDENTLLKAQVSANSIPIPQSTLPSPPQPDPRIGEYEERIQQLNVEVTKLNGEVVRLNGEVTRLNGEVDRLNGEVETAKDAERNATEELEKLKKDQDDLLYLLANYDSKTNEYKMRLLQLGETVEDDEPAEEDNLT; from the exons ATGGATCCTACAACCCATAAAGTGACGCCGCTGCAAACTGAg GTGGAGCGTCTAGTGGAGCGTGCAAGTAATTCAACACTGCTGGAAGATAGGAGAGATGCTTGTAGAGCCTTAAAAGCTCTGTCCAGGAAGTACAGGCTTGAAGTTGGTGCTCAGGGCATTGATACTCTTAGACAG atTCTAGAACTGGACAGAGCAGACAATGAAACAATAAACTATGCGTTGGACACTCTCAACAATATTGTTTCGCCATCACAATTTGAGGAGGAAGAAGACAAGCCCCACATACCCATGAATATTGGGGATCAGTTCACAGAGATGTTCATTAAGGATCCACATAACATTCAATTAGTACTAGACTTACTTGACGAGTATGATTTTAGAGTCCGACTAGCCACTGTACAACTTCTAATATCATTACTAACCAATAGAACTAAAGACATCCAAGAAATAATTCTTGATAAACCTATGGGTGTATCCAAAATGATGGACCTTTTAGGTGACACTAGAGAAGTTATACGGAATGAGGCATTACTTCTACTAATAAAACTAACGAAAGGTAATGCCAATATACAGAAAATAGTAGCATTCGAAAATGCATTCGATAGACTTTTCGAAATTGTATCTAGCGAAGGCTATTCAGATGGAGGAATTATTGTCGAAGACTGTTTATTACTTATGTTGAATTTGCTTAAAAATAACAGCagtaatataaattttttcaaaGAGGGTAGTTACATACAAAAAATGTTGCCTATGTTCAGCATACCAGAGGATACTGAAGAGGTTGGTTGGTCGCCTCAAAAAGTTTCAAACGTGCATTGTATGCTACAGTTAGTTCGTACTTTGGTGTCTCCAAGCAATTCTGCACAAATTATATCGAATTgccagaaaataatgaaaaacaGTGGACTTTTGGAAGCGATGTGTAATATTTTGATGGCAAGTGGCGTCCCAGCGGATATCTTGACGGAGACGATAAATTCTGTTGGGGAAGTGGTGAGAGGGGAGGCTGCTAACCAGGAGTTTATTGGGAATGTAATCGCGCCTTCGTATCCGCCGCGACCGGCGATCATTGTGCTTCTTATGTCTATGGTTAACGAGAAACAGCCGTTTCCGTTAAG ATGTGCAGTCCTCTACTGCTTCGAATGCTACCTATACCACAACGAGATCAGCCAAGCCAACCTAGTTCAAACCCTGTTACCCTCCTCTACCGACGTGTCCAGCCTCACCAGTGGTCAGATCCTGTGTGGAGGCCTGTTCTCATCTGACGTGCTGTCCAACTGGTGTGCTGCCGTGGCGCTGAGCCATGCGTTGATCGATAATACGCAGCAGAAGGAGCAGTTATTACGAGTGCTGCTCGCCACCACTGTGGGCGGCAACCCTGTGTCGCTGCTGCATCAGTGTACGTTGCTGCTGCAGCAGACTACCAAGCTGCAGTCTAAG GTAGCGTTACTAATGCTGCTGTCGCAATGGATGAGCAATTGTCCGGCGGCAGTCAGCGCCTTCCTGCAAGTGCCGGGCGGCGTGGGCTACCTCGTCAACCAGACTTGCTCCAACGAGCACGACGACAACGAGTATCTACTGCAAG GTCTATCAGCCTTCCTCCTGGCCATCTGCATCCACTTCAACGATGACTCGGTCCAGAACTACTCGAAAGACTCGCTCAAACAACTGCTAGTGAAGAGGATAGGCATGGAGGTGTTCACGGCGAAGCTCAGCGAGGTGTCCAAACATGAGCTGTACAACAAAGCCGCCAAGCATCCGCAGCTGAGGGGCGCCTCTCCCGCCGATGTACTCATAGACTACGAGTTCTGCAGACTGTTCAAGAGTTTGGAAA GCGTGCTGTCGGAGAGCCTGTCGGAGCGGCACGAGAACGGCACGGAGCCGGAGCGGTCGGGCTCGGAGGACCTGGAGCAGTACAAGGCTCTGATCCGGCAGCAGGATGCGAGGCTGCACGAATTGGTGCACCAGCTGGACGCGCTCGCGCAGCAGGCGCGGGGACTGCAG AGTGCCCTGAATGACTCCCTAGCAGCAAACTCTCTACTCAAAGACGAAAACACTTTACTAAAAGCCCAAGTATCAGCCAATTCCATACCAATACCACAATCCACCCTACCATCTCCACCACAACCAGACCCGAGAATTGGAGAATACGAAGAAAGAATACAACAGCTAAACGTAGAAGTGACAAAGTTGAATGGAGAAGTTGTAAGGTTAAACGGAGAGGTGACGAGGTTAAATGGAGAAGTGGATAGGTTGAATGGAGAAGTGGAAACGGCGAAAGATGCGGAGAGGAATGCGACTGAAGAATTAGAGAAATTGAAGAAGGATCAGGATGATCTATTGTATTTACTTGCTAATTAT GATTCCAAAACAAACGAATACAAAATGCGGCTTCTGCAACTGGGCGAGACGGTGGAAGACGACGAGCCGGCGGAGGAAGACAACTTGACGTAG